Proteins from a single region of Haloterrigena alkaliphila:
- a CDS encoding anaerobic glycerol-3-phosphate dehydrogenase subunit C, producing MSDAERPTDDHVPGAEDEEFEPVRVFPEAEEMDLRPGADNCYKCSTCDTNCPVAEVDDEFPGPKFQGPEQWRLKRQNDHDIDDSVMKCSNCMRCDSACPSEVPLSQMHNTARGEYVEENMDKRSREYVRNRILANYRRLAPLAAAFPRTANFVMGLSVTKWIGEKVLGITSERDFPEFATETFREWWTERGGAKIENPNKRVAYFHGCYANYNTPEVAKALVRVYEHFGYEVMVPDQDCSGTPMFANGMLEDARRAAETNVEELAAAIEDGADVVASCSSCSMSLRQEYPELFDFEDTEDVAANTWDAVEYLRVHEDLEAELEGTSLAGESFAYHAPCHSRNQGLDGQTIELMDAIDGVEAHDVGDSCSGISGTYGWKAEKYETSMKIGEEMFEHMAAADAERGLTECPTCSMQMEHGTGYEITHTLEVLEAALVGDADATERRQGAG from the coding sequence ATGAGCGACGCAGAACGACCGACCGACGACCACGTACCGGGCGCGGAAGACGAGGAGTTCGAACCCGTCCGGGTGTTCCCCGAGGCCGAAGAGATGGACCTCCGGCCGGGCGCGGACAACTGCTACAAGTGCTCGACCTGCGATACCAACTGTCCCGTCGCCGAGGTCGACGACGAGTTCCCCGGGCCGAAGTTCCAGGGGCCCGAGCAGTGGCGGCTCAAGCGCCAAAACGACCACGACATCGACGACTCGGTGATGAAGTGCTCGAACTGCATGCGCTGCGACAGCGCCTGCCCCTCCGAGGTCCCCCTCTCGCAGATGCACAACACCGCACGCGGGGAGTACGTCGAGGAGAACATGGACAAACGCTCCCGCGAGTACGTCCGCAATCGGATCCTCGCGAACTACCGGCGACTCGCGCCGCTCGCGGCGGCGTTCCCGCGGACGGCCAACTTCGTGATGGGGCTCTCCGTCACGAAGTGGATTGGCGAGAAGGTTCTGGGGATCACGAGCGAGCGCGACTTCCCCGAGTTCGCGACGGAGACGTTCCGGGAGTGGTGGACCGAACGAGGTGGCGCGAAGATCGAGAACCCGAATAAGCGCGTCGCCTACTTCCACGGCTGCTACGCCAACTACAACACCCCCGAGGTCGCGAAGGCGCTCGTGCGGGTCTACGAGCACTTCGGCTACGAGGTCATGGTCCCCGATCAGGACTGCTCGGGGACGCCGATGTTCGCCAACGGCATGCTCGAGGACGCGCGCCGGGCCGCCGAGACGAACGTCGAGGAACTCGCCGCCGCGATCGAGGACGGCGCCGACGTCGTCGCCTCCTGCAGTTCCTGTTCGATGTCGCTGCGCCAGGAGTACCCCGAACTGTTCGACTTCGAGGACACCGAGGACGTCGCCGCGAACACCTGGGACGCCGTCGAGTACCTCCGGGTCCACGAGGACCTCGAGGCCGAACTCGAGGGGACCTCGCTGGCGGGCGAGTCGTTCGCCTACCACGCACCGTGCCATTCACGTAACCAGGGACTCGACGGACAGACGATCGAACTGATGGACGCGATCGACGGGGTCGAGGCCCACGACGTCGGCGACTCCTGTTCGGGGATCTCCGGCACCTACGGCTGGAAGGCCGAGAAGTACGAGACGTCGATGAAGATCGGCGAGGAGATGTTCGAGCACATGGCGGCGGCCGACGCCGAGCGGGGGCTGACGGAGTGTCCGACCTGCTCGATGCAGATGGAACACGGCACCGGCTACGAGATCACGCACACGCTCGAGGTCCTCGAGGCGGCGCTGGTAGGGGACGCAGACGCGACGGAGCGACGACAGGGGGCGGGGTAG
- the glpB gene encoding glycerol-3-phosphate dehydrogenase subunit GlpB produces MAIEDDVLVIGGGLAGATAALAAADAGRDVRVRLVTYKQSTLRHASGLIDVLGYAPASDGKAEGPLVDPFDALADLPEGHPYERVGSEAVREALAFFDDIAGDAYAGDHTDRNALVPTHRGTVKPTARYPVSTAEGLASDDRDALLVGFETLPDFEAPLAAAHLEAAGAPFSARGVTIPFPGIVRDDAKVTRYAHLLDRDETVTTGAGETGAREALATTVRQHLEGEPRVGFPAVLGDERAAEVRTALADALGADVFEVPMGPPSLPGIRLEDLLYGALEDAGVRVTSGVPVVDYEMADAAGAGSAGAGTAADGGGVGDRIDRVVVDRNGTEIPHRADQYVLATGGLVGKGVRSERERVFEPIFDCHVPHAEDRYDWFVDDVFGEQPYARFGLAPDRELRPLDARDEPEFANLRAAGAVLGGYDFAAEKSGGGVSLATGYVAGRRAAEEVDE; encoded by the coding sequence ATGGCCATCGAAGATGACGTCCTCGTGATCGGCGGCGGACTCGCGGGCGCGACCGCGGCGCTCGCGGCCGCCGACGCCGGGCGCGACGTCCGCGTGCGGCTGGTGACGTACAAACAGAGCACGCTGCGCCACGCCAGCGGCCTGATCGACGTGCTGGGGTACGCACCCGCGAGCGACGGCAAGGCCGAGGGACCGCTCGTCGATCCGTTCGACGCGCTCGCGGACCTCCCCGAGGGCCATCCCTACGAGCGCGTCGGGAGCGAGGCCGTTCGCGAGGCGCTCGCGTTCTTCGACGACATCGCGGGTGACGCCTACGCCGGCGACCACACCGACCGGAACGCGTTGGTTCCGACCCACCGCGGCACCGTCAAGCCAACCGCGCGCTACCCCGTCTCGACGGCCGAGGGACTGGCCAGCGACGACCGGGACGCGCTACTGGTCGGCTTCGAGACGCTGCCGGACTTCGAGGCGCCGCTGGCCGCGGCCCACCTCGAGGCCGCGGGCGCACCGTTTTCGGCCCGAGGGGTTACGATTCCGTTCCCCGGCATCGTGCGCGACGACGCGAAGGTGACCCGCTACGCGCACCTGCTCGACCGCGACGAGACGGTGACGACGGGCGCGGGCGAGACCGGCGCGCGCGAGGCGCTCGCGACGACGGTCCGCCAGCACCTCGAGGGCGAACCCCGCGTCGGTTTTCCAGCGGTACTGGGCGACGAACGCGCGGCCGAGGTCCGCACCGCGCTCGCGGACGCGCTCGGCGCCGACGTCTTCGAGGTCCCGATGGGGCCGCCGAGCCTCCCCGGGATACGGCTCGAAGACCTGCTCTACGGGGCGCTCGAGGACGCGGGCGTCCGCGTCACGTCGGGGGTGCCGGTGGTCGATTACGAGATGGCCGACGCCGCGGGCGCAGGCTCGGCGGGTGCGGGAACGGCGGCCGACGGCGGCGGCGTCGGCGACCGCATCGACCGCGTCGTCGTCGACCGGAACGGCACCGAGATCCCCCACCGCGCCGACCAGTACGTCCTCGCGACGGGCGGGCTGGTCGGCAAGGGCGTCCGTTCTGAGCGCGAGCGGGTGTTCGAGCCGATCTTCGACTGCCACGTCCCCCACGCCGAGGACCGCTACGACTGGTTCGTCGACGACGTCTTCGGCGAGCAGCCTTACGCGCGCTTCGGCCTCGCGCCCGACCGCGAGCTCCGCCCGCTCGACGCCCGCGACGAACCCGAGTTCGCGAACCTGCGCGCCGCGGGTGCGGTACTGGGCGGCTACGACTTCGCGGCCGAGAAGTCCGGCGGCGGCGTCTCGCTCGCGACGGGCTACGTCGCCGGCCGGCGGGCCGCCGAGGAGGTGGACGAATGA
- the glpA gene encoding anaerobic glycerol-3-phosphate dehydrogenase subunit GlpA, whose translation MATDTEVLVLGGGSTGCGIARDLAMRGLDVTLVERGNLTDGTTGRMHGLLHSGGRYAVSDRASATECIEENEILREIAGHCVELTGGLFVQRPEDSDQYFREKLEGCRDCGIPARVLSGREAREMEPYLAKDVKRAIEVPDGAVDPFRLCVANALDAENHGARVETHAEVVDLLREGDDVYGVAVRHESGPGKRTHEAAGTTEEITAEYVVNATGAWAGQIGAMADLEVEVRPSKGVMTIMNVRQVDTVINRCRPKGDADIVVPHETTAILGTTDEEVSDPDDYPEEQWEVDQMIDTLSELVPILEEARTIRSFWGVRPLYEPPGTGTQDPTDITRDFFLLDHAERDGVSGISSIVGGKFTTYRAMAEEISNHVCEKLGVSASCATADEPLPGSENIETLEAGMDDFGLRSPVARRSKQRLGSRASEVLETSEANPVLCQCEGVTRAEVRDAIEQSGSDLNAVRIRTRASMGNCQGGFCCQNMANELHPEYDEETVRAALDELFEERWKGQRHALWGEQLSQAMLNYTLHATTMNRDRDPADDDESAEIEFDAFDGGA comes from the coding sequence ATGGCAACGGACACCGAGGTCCTCGTTCTCGGAGGTGGTTCGACCGGCTGTGGCATCGCGCGCGATCTGGCGATGCGCGGCCTCGACGTGACCCTCGTCGAACGGGGCAATCTGACCGACGGCACGACCGGTCGCATGCACGGACTCCTCCACAGCGGCGGCCGCTACGCCGTCTCGGACCGGGCCAGCGCGACGGAGTGTATCGAGGAGAACGAGATCCTCCGGGAGATCGCCGGCCACTGCGTCGAGTTGACCGGCGGCCTGTTCGTCCAGCGGCCCGAGGACTCCGACCAGTACTTTCGGGAGAAACTCGAGGGCTGTCGCGACTGCGGGATTCCCGCGCGCGTCCTCTCGGGGCGAGAGGCCCGCGAGATGGAACCCTACCTCGCGAAAGACGTGAAGCGGGCGATCGAGGTCCCCGACGGCGCGGTCGACCCGTTCCGGCTCTGCGTCGCGAACGCTCTCGACGCCGAGAACCACGGCGCGCGCGTCGAGACCCACGCCGAGGTGGTCGACCTCCTGCGCGAGGGCGACGACGTCTACGGCGTCGCAGTCCGCCACGAGTCGGGCCCCGGCAAGCGAACGCACGAAGCCGCGGGGACCACCGAGGAGATCACCGCCGAGTACGTCGTCAACGCGACGGGCGCGTGGGCCGGCCAGATCGGGGCGATGGCCGACCTCGAGGTCGAGGTCCGCCCCTCCAAGGGCGTGATGACGATCATGAACGTCCGGCAGGTCGACACCGTGATCAACCGCTGTCGGCCGAAGGGCGACGCCGATATCGTCGTCCCCCACGAGACGACGGCGATCCTCGGAACGACCGACGAGGAGGTCTCGGACCCCGACGACTACCCCGAGGAGCAGTGGGAGGTCGACCAGATGATCGACACCCTCTCGGAACTGGTGCCGATCCTTGAAGAGGCCCGGACGATTCGCTCGTTCTGGGGTGTCCGCCCGCTGTACGAACCGCCTGGCACTGGCACGCAGGACCCTACCGACATCACGCGGGACTTCTTCCTGCTCGACCACGCCGAGCGCGACGGCGTCTCCGGCATCTCGAGCATCGTCGGCGGCAAGTTTACCACCTACCGGGCGATGGCCGAGGAGATCTCGAACCACGTCTGCGAGAAGTTGGGCGTGAGCGCGTCGTGTGCCACGGCCGACGAACCGCTGCCCGGCAGCGAGAATATCGAAACGCTCGAGGCTGGCATGGACGACTTCGGCCTCCGCTCGCCGGTCGCGCGCCGGAGCAAGCAGCGACTCGGGAGTCGGGCGAGCGAGGTGCTCGAGACGAGCGAGGCGAACCCCGTGCTCTGTCAGTGCGAGGGCGTGACGCGTGCGGAAGTCCGGGACGCGATCGAGCAGTCAGGATCGGACCTGAACGCGGTCCGCATCCGCACGCGGGCCTCGATGGGTAACTGTCAGGGCGGCTTCTGCTGCCAGAATATGGCCAACGAACTCCACCCCGAGTACGACGAGGAGACGGTCCGCGCGGCGCTGGACGAACTCTTCGAAGAGCGCTGGAAGGGCCAGCGCCACGCCCTGTGGGGCGAACAGCTCTCGCAGGCGATGCTCAACTACACGCTGCACGCGACGACGATGAACCGCGATCGCGATCCGGCGGACGACGACGAATCGGCCGAGATCGAGTTCGACGCGTTCGACGGAGGGGCCTGA
- the glpK gene encoding glycerol kinase GlpK, which produces MTESTYVGAVDQGTTGTRFIVFDHGGQVVANAYEKHEQIYPEPGWVEHDPMEIWENTKAVITQALGQAGIGPDQLEAIGVTNQRETTLLWDADTGEPVHNAIVWQDRRTTDRVEQLEADELVETIRDKTGLEADAYFSATKAEWLLDNADPIKLERSRPQDIRDRAAEGEVLFGTIDSWLIYNLTGEHITEVTNASRTMLYNIHDLAWDDDLLAEFSIPEAMLPEVRPSSDDATYGSTDPEGFLEAEIPVAGALGDQQAALFGQTCFDAGDAKNTYGTGSFFLMNTGSEAVTSDHGLLTTIGFQKSGEDVQYALEGSIFVTGAAIEWLEDLSLIDDPAETAELARSVDSTDGVYVVPAFTGLGAPHWDQRARGTIVGMTRGTRKEHIVRATLESIAYQTRDVAEAMEADSGIEMTSLKVDGGAVKNNYLCQLQSDIIGSDIVRPVVDETTALGSAYAAGLAVGYWDDVDSLRDNWQVDREFEPEMDAARADERYGRWTEAVDRSLDWARDSEE; this is translated from the coding sequence GTGACAGAATCCACGTACGTCGGTGCGGTAGACCAAGGGACGACCGGCACGCGATTCATCGTGTTCGATCACGGCGGCCAGGTCGTCGCGAACGCCTACGAAAAGCACGAACAGATCTATCCCGAACCCGGCTGGGTCGAGCACGACCCGATGGAGATCTGGGAGAACACCAAGGCCGTCATCACGCAGGCGCTGGGTCAGGCGGGGATCGGTCCCGACCAGCTCGAGGCCATCGGCGTGACCAACCAGCGGGAGACGACCCTGCTATGGGACGCCGACACCGGGGAGCCGGTCCACAACGCCATCGTCTGGCAGGACCGGCGGACGACCGACCGCGTCGAGCAACTCGAGGCGGACGAACTGGTCGAGACCATCCGCGACAAGACCGGGCTCGAGGCCGACGCCTACTTCTCGGCGACGAAAGCCGAGTGGCTGCTCGACAACGCCGATCCGATCAAACTCGAGCGCTCCCGCCCGCAGGACATCCGCGACCGCGCGGCGGAGGGCGAGGTCCTGTTCGGGACCATCGACTCGTGGTTGATCTACAACCTCACGGGCGAGCACATTACGGAGGTCACGAACGCCTCGCGGACGATGCTGTACAACATCCACGACCTCGCGTGGGACGACGACCTCCTCGCGGAGTTCTCGATTCCCGAGGCGATGTTGCCCGAGGTCCGCCCCTCGAGCGACGACGCGACCTACGGATCGACCGATCCGGAGGGGTTCCTCGAGGCCGAGATCCCCGTCGCGGGCGCGCTGGGCGACCAGCAGGCCGCGCTGTTCGGCCAGACCTGTTTCGACGCCGGCGACGCGAAGAACACCTACGGCACCGGTTCGTTCTTCCTGATGAACACCGGCAGCGAGGCCGTCACGAGCGACCACGGCCTGCTGACGACGATCGGGTTCCAGAAGTCGGGCGAGGACGTCCAGTACGCCCTCGAGGGCTCGATCTTCGTCACCGGCGCGGCCATCGAGTGGCTCGAGGACCTCTCGCTGATCGACGACCCCGCGGAGACCGCCGAACTCGCCCGCAGCGTCGACTCGACGGACGGCGTCTACGTCGTCCCCGCCTTCACCGGGCTGGGCGCGCCCCACTGGGACCAGCGCGCCCGCGGCACCATCGTCGGGATGACGCGGGGCACCCGGAAGGAACACATCGTCCGCGCGACCCTCGAGTCGATCGCTTACCAGACCCGCGACGTCGCGGAGGCGATGGAGGCCGACTCGGGCATCGAGATGACGAGCCTCAAGGTCGACGGCGGCGCGGTCAAGAACAACTACCTCTGTCAGCTCCAGTCGGACATCATCGGCTCGGATATCGTCCGCCCGGTCGTCGACGAGACGACCGCGCTCGGGTCCGCCTACGCGGCGGGGCTGGCCGTCGGCTACTGGGACGACGTCGACAGCCTGCGGGACAACTGGCAGGTCGACCGCGAGTTCGAACCGGAAATGGACGCCGCGCGGGCCGACGAGCGGTACGGGCGCTGGACGGAGGCCGTCGACCGATCGCTCGACTGGGCGCGGGACAGCGAGGAGTGA
- a CDS encoding cyclase family protein produces the protein MEEHDHDSDAGIDRRNFVRGCGAAAAIAAAGLSVDSVAAMESNLDALLADLPDNWGRWGEDDELGALNLLGSEEAYAGMEAAMKRGPKGIERFTLQTPMTGEAVDALVDEETDAPTRDTGDPMFPGRTPARRDNAADARTAEPYPGGMKFSDDRFVTEFFLHGTTHMDALGHGWYGNEVYNGRDEAVTAAPKEFDRPVPGCVDGEAGNVQETHGHSAVDVSPLADAGVAGRGVLLDVGRACGDDRGWLDLGAEVTLEDMKATAEAQGVELRERDVVLLRTGSIERVADPEAEWDPMNEPGLVFSEDLIRWVHDMEIPMIGADNVAVEKVTQTVGDHTFVLPLHGALLRDLGVSLNEILWLEELASQCADDGIYDFLLTSAPLHVERATGGPVNPVVLKATKPKKKRY, from the coding sequence ATGGAAGAACACGATCACGATTCGGATGCGGGCATCGATCGACGGAACTTCGTACGGGGTTGCGGGGCGGCCGCGGCCATCGCCGCCGCCGGGCTGAGCGTCGACTCCGTCGCCGCGATGGAGTCGAACCTCGACGCGCTCCTCGCGGATCTACCGGACAACTGGGGTCGGTGGGGCGAGGACGACGAACTCGGCGCGCTCAATCTGTTGGGAAGCGAGGAGGCGTACGCGGGGATGGAGGCGGCGATGAAACGAGGGCCGAAGGGGATCGAACGATTCACTCTCCAGACCCCGATGACCGGCGAGGCGGTCGACGCCCTCGTCGACGAGGAGACCGACGCGCCGACGAGGGATACCGGCGATCCGATGTTCCCCGGGCGAACGCCGGCCCGTCGCGACAACGCTGCGGATGCGCGGACCGCCGAACCCTACCCGGGCGGCATGAAGTTCTCCGACGACCGGTTCGTCACGGAGTTCTTCCTCCACGGGACGACCCACATGGACGCCCTCGGCCACGGCTGGTACGGCAACGAGGTGTACAACGGCCGCGACGAGGCGGTCACGGCAGCGCCGAAGGAGTTCGACCGGCCGGTCCCCGGCTGCGTCGACGGGGAGGCCGGCAACGTCCAGGAGACGCACGGCCACTCGGCCGTCGACGTCTCCCCGCTGGCCGACGCCGGCGTCGCGGGTCGCGGCGTCCTGCTCGACGTCGGCCGGGCGTGCGGCGACGACCGCGGATGGCTCGACCTCGGCGCGGAAGTGACCCTCGAAGACATGAAAGCGACCGCCGAGGCACAGGGGGTCGAACTCCGAGAGCGCGACGTCGTCCTGCTCCGGACTGGATCGATCGAACGCGTCGCCGACCCCGAGGCGGAGTGGGATCCGATGAACGAGCCCGGCCTGGTCTTCAGCGAGGACCTGATCCGCTGGGTCCACGACATGGAGATCCCGATGATCGGCGCTGATAACGTCGCCGTCGAGAAGGTGACCCAGACCGTCGGCGACCACACGTTCGTCCTCCCGCTGCACGGCGCGCTCCTGCGGGATCTGGGCGTCTCGCTCAACGAGATCCTGTGGCTCGAGGAACTCGCGTCCCAGTGCGCCGACGACGGGATCTACGACTTCCTGCTGACGTCGGCACCGCTGCACGTCGAGCGGGCGACCGGCGGCCCGGTCAACCCCGTCGTCCTCAAGGCGACGAAACCGAAGAAGAAGCGATACTGA
- a CDS encoding HAD-IIB family hydrolase has product MTADPPLVLDIDGTLTRPEGWGIDPRVFDPIRAWDAPVVIATGKAFPYPVALCHFIGVPELVVAENGGVVYTGDDVFVTADREAAQAVLEAYRAAGYETGWGPENTVNRWRETEIAVNLEQPIEPLREIAADHGLEVIDTGYAYHVKDAAPNKGDGVERIAEHVDIDLERAVAVGDSVNDVSTFEAVGRSFAVANADETAKAAADEVLEDVHADGTLAVLERVRGSA; this is encoded by the coding sequence ATGACCGCCGATCCGCCGCTGGTTCTCGATATCGACGGGACGCTCACCCGCCCCGAGGGGTGGGGCATCGATCCGCGCGTGTTCGATCCGATCCGCGCGTGGGACGCGCCGGTCGTGATCGCGACCGGGAAGGCCTTCCCGTACCCCGTCGCGCTCTGCCATTTCATCGGCGTCCCGGAACTCGTCGTCGCCGAGAACGGCGGGGTCGTCTACACCGGCGACGACGTCTTCGTCACGGCCGACCGCGAGGCCGCGCAGGCCGTCCTCGAGGCGTACCGCGCCGCCGGCTACGAGACCGGCTGGGGGCCCGAAAACACCGTGAACCGCTGGCGCGAGACCGAGATCGCGGTGAATCTCGAGCAGCCGATCGAACCGCTGCGCGAGATCGCCGCCGACCACGGCCTCGAGGTGATCGACACCGGCTACGCCTACCACGTCAAGGACGCCGCGCCGAACAAGGGCGACGGCGTCGAGCGGATCGCCGAGCACGTCGATATCGACCTCGAGCGGGCCGTCGCCGTCGGCGACTCGGTCAACGACGTCTCGACGTTCGAGGCCGTCGGCCGGAGCTTCGCCGTCGCCAACGCCGACGAGACCGCGAAGGCGGCCGCCGACGAGGTGCTCGAGGACGTCCACGCCGACGGGACGCTGGCGGTCCTCGAGCGCGTTCGCGGGTCCGCGTAG
- a CDS encoding cold-shock protein, whose translation MANGTVDFFNNTGGYGFIETDDADEDVFFHMEDVGGPDLEEGQDIDFDIEQAPKGPRATNVVRN comes from the coding sequence ATGGCAAACGGTACGGTTGATTTCTTCAACAACACAGGCGGCTACGGATTCATCGAGACTGACGACGCGGACGAGGACGTTTTCTTCCACATGGAGGACGTCGGCGGCCCGGACCTCGAAGAGGGACAGGACATCGACTTCGACATCGAGCAGGCCCCCAAGGGTCCCCGAGCGACGAACGTCGTTCGGAACTAA
- a CDS encoding tRNA uridine(34) 5-carboxymethylaminomethyl modification radical SAM/GNAT enzyme Elp3, with amino-acid sequence MSTETPESDPTETDAFERVCETLVDRILAGEIERDEVEKAKLEACSEHSAPKVPKNSELLDYAPQERREELEEVLRRKPVRTASGVSPVAIMTSPERCPHGKCLYCPGGPDSEFSSSQSYTGEEPAAARGVQNDYDPYGQVTLRLEQLREIGHPVDKVELILMGGTMTARSHDYQEWFVKRALEAMNDFDVDKQPEPAEGVSFAQDPEEYEWRYLEDVIAENETADVRNIGTTFETKPDWCDPEQIDRMLDLGGTKVEVGVQTTYERINREMHRGHGVQESMDANRRLRDSAFKVGFHMMPGQPGMSKEMCLEDFRRIFEKEAWKPDYLKIYPMLIVRGTATYDWWHEGEFDPLGNEEAADLIAEIKDMIPRYTRLQRVQRDIPADYIDAGVWKSNLRQLARQRMDDHDWTCECVRCREAGMNDEEPENVELDVMSYDACGGTEHFISFEDFDKDLLVGFCRLRFPKDPVRPELENAALLRELHVYGSEVSVGGEGELDQHQHRGYGRRLMERAEALAADAGYDKLSVISGIGAREYYREKLGYHQDGPYVSKRL; translated from the coding sequence GTGAGTACCGAGACGCCCGAATCCGATCCGACCGAGACCGACGCGTTCGAGCGCGTCTGCGAGACGCTCGTCGACCGGATCCTCGCGGGCGAAATCGAGCGCGACGAAGTCGAGAAGGCCAAACTCGAGGCCTGTTCGGAGCACTCGGCGCCGAAGGTGCCGAAGAACTCCGAACTGCTGGACTACGCGCCACAGGAGCGCCGCGAGGAACTCGAGGAGGTCCTCCGGCGCAAGCCCGTCCGAACCGCCTCGGGGGTCTCGCCGGTCGCGATCATGACCTCGCCCGAGCGGTGTCCCCACGGGAAGTGCCTCTACTGTCCCGGCGGCCCCGACTCGGAGTTCTCCTCCTCCCAGAGCTACACGGGCGAGGAGCCCGCAGCGGCCCGCGGGGTCCAGAACGATTACGATCCCTACGGGCAGGTCACCCTGCGTCTCGAGCAGTTGCGCGAGATCGGTCATCCCGTCGACAAGGTCGAACTGATTCTGATGGGCGGCACGATGACCGCCCGGAGCCACGACTACCAGGAGTGGTTCGTCAAGCGCGCCCTCGAGGCGATGAACGACTTCGACGTGGACAAGCAGCCCGAACCCGCCGAGGGGGTCAGCTTCGCGCAGGACCCAGAGGAGTACGAGTGGCGGTACCTCGAGGACGTCATCGCCGAAAACGAGACCGCGGACGTGCGCAACATCGGGACGACCTTCGAAACCAAACCGGACTGGTGCGACCCAGAGCAGATCGACCGCATGCTCGATCTGGGCGGGACGAAAGTCGAGGTCGGCGTCCAGACCACCTACGAGCGCATCAACCGTGAGATGCACCGCGGCCACGGCGTTCAGGAGTCGATGGACGCGAACCGGCGCCTGCGCGACTCGGCGTTCAAGGTCGGCTTCCACATGATGCCCGGCCAGCCCGGCATGTCGAAGGAGATGTGTCTCGAGGACTTCCGGCGAATTTTCGAGAAAGAGGCGTGGAAGCCCGACTACCTGAAGATCTACCCGATGCTGATCGTCCGCGGGACGGCGACCTACGACTGGTGGCACGAGGGCGAGTTCGACCCGCTGGGTAACGAGGAGGCCGCGGACCTGATCGCCGAGATCAAGGACATGATCCCGCGCTACACGCGCCTCCAGCGCGTCCAGCGGGACATCCCCGCGGACTACATCGACGCCGGCGTCTGGAAGTCCAACCTCCGGCAACTCGCCCGCCAGCGGATGGACGACCACGACTGGACCTGCGAGTGCGTCCGCTGTCGCGAGGCCGGGATGAACGACGAGGAGCCGGAGAACGTCGAACTCGACGTGATGAGCTACGACGCCTGCGGCGGCACTGAGCACTTCATCTCCTTCGAAGACTTCGACAAGGACCTGCTGGTCGGCTTCTGCCGGCTTCGGTTCCCGAAGGATCCGGTGCGACCGGAACTCGAGAACGCCGCGCTCCTGCGCGAACTGCACGTCTACGGGAGCGAAGTGTCGGTCGGCGGGGAGGGCGAACTGGATCAACACCAGCACCGCGGCTACGGCCGCCGGCTGATGGAGCGCGCCGAGGCACTCGCCGCCGACGCCGGCTACGACAAACTCAGCGTCATCTCCGGCATCGGCGCCCGGGAATACTACCGGGAGAAACTCGGCTACCATCAGGACGGCCCGTACGTCAGCAAGCGCCTGTAA